From a region of the Impatiens glandulifera chromosome 4, dImpGla2.1, whole genome shotgun sequence genome:
- the LOC124936897 gene encoding F-box protein CPR1-like, whose amino-acid sequence MASLFPDEILENILCRLPVKSLLRLRCVSKSWLSLISSPRFVKLHLNRSVQTKSNLSLYITDARVLSRWNLYSLDHDHDHVRRPTEIVKHPLRCRKHIIQNWGSCNGLICLSNFDNTVCLWNPSTKKSIKLPYSSSKRYSSSNRYVVDRSYGFCYDITNDDYRVVRISLFVGEIIDYEIKIYSLRSNSWHMSEKFHHFPNLYKEKAIACGALHWTSGAEKEECWIVAFDLVTEKYRVISQPEYSGPPCHISLYNFEGCLSLSCYCYSNVVDVWLLNEYGEKNEYWSKLISLSPTELWDHPCFSVKPVAYSKSGKKVLLKIDCSKLVWYNLEHESVEDIMLQDLKPYSQIYSYSESLVSVS is encoded by the coding sequence ATGGCGTCATTGTTTCCGGATGAGATTCTAGAAAATATTCTTTGTCGGTTGCCTGTTAAGTCTCTGCTCCGTTTAAGGTGCGTTTCTAAATCTTGGCTTTCTCTAATTAGTAGCCCTCGTTTCGTCAAATTGCATCTGAACAGATCAGTCCAAACCAAGAGCAACCTTAGCCTATACATTACAGACGCTCGGGTTCTCTCTCGGTGGAATTTGTATTCCCTCGACCACGACCACGACCACGTTCGTCGACCGACGGAGATCGTTAAACATCCGTTGAGGTGTCGGAaacatataattcaaaattgggGCTCTTGTAACGGATTGATCTGTTTGTCAAATTTTGATAACACTGTCTGTTTATGGAATCCATcaacaaaaaaatctataaaactgCCTTACTCGTCCAGCAAACGCTACTCGTCCAGCAACCGCTATGTTGTTGATCGATCTTATGGATTTTGTTACGATATCACCAATGACGATTACAGAGTGGTGAGAATTAGTTTGTTTGTTGGAGAAATCATTGATTACGAGATTAAGATTTACAGTTTGAGATCAAATTCATGGCATATGTCAGAGAAGTTTCATCACTTTccaaatttatataaagaaaaagcCATAGCTTGTGGAGCTCTGCACTGGACTTCAGGTGCCGAAAAAGAGGAATGTTGGATTGTCGCCTTTGATCTCGTGACAGAGAAGTACCGAGTAATTTCACAGCCTGAGTACAGTGGTCCTCCTTGCCATATAAGTTTGTATAATTTTGAAGGATGCTTATCATTATCTTGTTATTGCTACTCAAATGTTGTGGATGTTTGGTTGCTAAATGAATAtggagaaaaaaatgaatattggtCAAAATTGATTTCATTGTCGCCAACAGAACTTTGGGACCATCCATGTTTCTCTGTGAAACCTGTGGCTTATTCAAAAAGTGGTAAGAAAGTACTGCTGAAGATAGATTGTAGTAAGCTTGTTTGGTATAACTTAGAACATGAGTCAGTTGAAGATATTATGTTACAAGATTTGAAACCTTATTCTCAAATCTACTCTTACTCGGAAAGTTTAGTCTCCGTCAGCTGA